One part of the Anopheles merus strain MAF chromosome 3L, AmerM5.1, whole genome shotgun sequence genome encodes these proteins:
- the LOC121599973 gene encoding cysteine--tRNA ligase, cytoplasmic: MAKRVQPTWQAPEEKPAPKLYLYNSLTRRKELFVPRDGRNVHWYSCGPTVYDASHMGHARSYISFDILRRVLSDYFGYNVLYVMNITDIDDKIIKRARQNHLYERYLQQSKDMPLERLLDDSKEVMATFRENLARTTDADKKTMMDRMLEKLTAAVDNLSLAVKEGDEGRIQQAQDQFLQDSKDPLADLLDSKQGSSVTENAIFETLPRYWEDAFHKDMAALNVLQPDVLTRVSEYVPQIVTYIEKIIANGLAYEANGSVYFDVAGFDRREQHHYAKLVPEAYGDAKQLQEGEGDLSIGADRLTEKRSANDFALWKSSKAGEPWWDSPWGRGRPGWHIECSAMASDICGDYLDIHTGGVDLKFPHHDNELAQSEAHDGSAEWVKYFLHTGHLTIAGCKMSKSLKNFVTIQQALEKHTATQLRLAFLLHSWKDTLDYSDNTMEMAVQYERFLNEFFLNVKDLTRHVQTGPARDAFDRWRPVEAELERKFADARAAIHEALCDNVDTRTALDVMRGLVSACNVYIKEHRSAGFNALLLRRVAAYCTDLLHIFGAISGPRGGIGFPISAGAAGDGTGMAGDLEQTVMPYLQALAEFRNAVREQARGRKATEILQLCDQLRDDVLPGLGVRLEDREGAPSALKLVPAEVLLREREAKRAEENRKAAEKERKKAEAAAAQAAKDAQRKINPLDMFRSETDKYSAFDDATGLPTHDLEGKEISKGQLKKLQKLQQAQEKRYQEYLASQA, encoded by the exons atggcaaaacgtGTGCAACCGACGTGGCAGGCGCCGGAGGAAAAACCCGCCCCGAAGCTGTACCTGTACAACAGTTTGACCCGGCGGAAAGAGCTGTTCGTGCCGCGGGACGGCCGGAACGTGCACTGGTACAGCTGTGGGCCGACCGTGTACGATGCGTCCCACATGGGCCATGCCCGGTCGTACATTAGCTTCGACATTCTGCGCCGGGTGCTGAGCGACTACTTCGGCTACAACGTGCTGTACGTGATGAACATTACCGACATCGACGACAAGATCATCAAGCGGGCGCGCCAGAACCATCTGTACGAGCGGTACCTGCAGCAGTCCAAGGACATGCCGCTGGAGCGGCTGCTCGACGACAGCAAGGAGGTGATGGCAACGTTCCGCGAGAACCTGGCCCGCACGACCGACGCGGACAAGAAGACGATGATGGACCGGATGCTGGAGAAGCTGACCGCCGCCGTGGACAATCTGTCGCTCGCGGTCAAGGAGGGCGACGAGGGACGCATCCAGCAGGCGCAGGACCAGTTTCTGCAGGATTCGAAAGATCCGCTGGCGGATCTGCTGGACAGCAAGCAGGGCTCGTCGGTGACGGAGAACGCCATCTTCGAGACGCTGCCCCGCTACTGGGAGGACGCATTCCACAAGGACATGGCGGCCCTGAACGTGCTGCAGCCGGACGTGTTGACGCGCGTCAGCGAGTACGTGCCGCAGATCGTGACGTACATTGAGAAGATCATCGCGAACGGGCTGGCGTACGAAGCGAACGGCTCGGTGTACTTCGACGTGGCCGGGTTCGACCGAAGGGAGCAGCACCACTACGCGAAGCTGGTCCCGGAAGCGTACGGCGACGCGAAGCAGCTGCAGGAGGGCGAGGGCGACCTCAGCATCGGCGCCGACCGGCTGACGGAGAAACGTTCGGCGAACGATTTTGCGCTGTGGAAGAGCAGCAAGGCGGGCGAACCGTGGTGGGACAGTCCGTGGGGCCGTGGACGACCCGGCTGGCACATCGAGTGTTCCGCGATGGCGTCCGACATCTGCGGCGACTATCTGGACATCCACACCGGCGGCGTGGATTTGAAGTTCCCGCACCACGACAACGAGCTGGCGCAGAGCGAAGCGCACGACGGCAGTGCCGAGTGGGTGAAGTACTTCCTACACACCGGCCATCTCACCATTGCGGGCTGCAAGATGTCCAAGTCGCTGAAGAACTTCGTCACGATCCAGCAGGCGCTGGAGAAGCACACGGCGACACAGCTGCGACTCGCCTTCCTCCTGCACTCGTGGAAGGACACGCTGGACTATTCCGACAACACGATGGAGATGGCCGTCCAGTACGAGCGCTTTCTGAACGAGTTCTTCCTGAACGTGAAGGACCTGACGCGCCACGTCCAGACCGGACCGGCGCGGGACGCGTTCGATCGCTGGCGACCGGTGGAGGCGGAGCTGGAGCGAAAGTTTGCCGACGCACGTGCCGCCATCCACGAGGCGCTCTGTGATAATGTGGACACGCGCACCGCGCTGGACGTGATGCGGGGGCTCGTGTCCGCCTGCAACGTGTACATCAAGGAGCATCGATCGGCCGGGTTCAATGCACTGCTGTTGCGGCGTGTCGCCGCCTACTGCACGgatttgttgcacattttcGGCGCCATCAGTGGGCCACGCGGTGGAATCGGGTTTCCCATTAGCGCTGGAGCGGCCGGTGATGGCACGGGAATGGCTGGAGAC CTCGAACAAACCGTTATGCCTTACCTGCAAGCGCTGGCAGAGTTCCGCAATGCGGTCCGGGAGCAGGCACGCGGTCGGAAGGCGACCGAAATCCTGCAGCTGTGCGATCAGCTTCGGGACGATGTGCTGCCCGGGCTCGGCGTGCGGCTGGAAGATCGGGAAGGTGCGCCGTCCGCGCTGAAGCTGGTCCCGGCCGAGGTGTTGCTGCGCGAGCGTGAAGCCAAACGTGCCGAGGAAAACCGTAAGGCAGCGGAAAAGGAACGCAAAAAGGCGGAAGCGGCTGCGGCTCAGGCGGCCAAAGACGCCCAGCGCAAGATCAACCCGCTCGATATGTTCCGCAGCGAGACGGACAAGTATTCGGCGTTCGACGACGCGACCGGGCTGCCCACGCACGATCTGGAAGGGAAGGAGATCAGCAAGGGTCAGCTGAAGAAGCTGCAAAAGCTGCAACAGGCACAGGAGAAACGCTACCAGGAGTATTTGGCTTCGCAGGCGTGA
- the LOC121599984 gene encoding 60S ribosomal protein L18a, with product MKAKGVLKEYQVIGRKLPSEKEKNPPLFKMHIFAPDHIVAKSRFWYFLRQLRKFKKATGEIVSVKRILEKTPLKVKNFGIWLRYDSRSGTHNMYREYRDLTVGGAVTQCYSDMASRHRARAHSIQIIKVESIAASKTRRAHIKQFHNSKIRFPLVQRYHHKRYRKLFSYRRPETFYQ from the exons ATGAAAGCTAAAGGAGTG CTGAAAGAATACCAGGTGATCGGGCGCAAGCTGCCCtcggagaaggagaagaaccCTCCGCTCTTCAAGATGCACATCTTCGCCCCGGACCACATCGTGGCCAAGTCGCGCTTCTGGTACTTCCTGCGTCAGCTGCGCAAGTTCAAGAAGGCAACCGGCGAGATCGTCTCGGTGAAGCGCATCCTGGAGAAGACGCCGCTGAAGGTGAAGAACTTCGGCATCTGGTTGCGTTACGATTCGCGCTCCGGTACGCACAACATGTACCGCGAGTACCGTGACCTGACCGTTGGCGGTGCCGTCACGCAGTGCTACAGTGACATGGCCTCCCGTCACCGTGCCCGTGCCCACTCGATCCAG ATCATCAAGGTGGAATCGATCGCCGCGTCCAAGACGCGCCGTGCGCACATCAAGCAGTTCCACAACTCGAAGATCCGATTCCCGCTGGTGCAGCGATACCACCACAAGCGCTACCGGAAGCTGTTCTCTTACCGCCGCCCGGAGACCTTCTACCAGTAA
- the LOC121599975 gene encoding uncharacterized protein LOC121599975, producing the protein MQEQWEWMKEFAMPVELLQSIIYLQRALRDCVIQHQFLASKINILAMHQRPIVKRHMLELEREILSIGREQEGVVRQLSERVKRFQMTVQSQRKVALSEDIVCGYVSRHLAAYNDVTDLNGTVPKHISPRLSAAELAQKYSLETLLAANDDLVVVVKHEKIELEDVERRDSNHTDNAQWDTVLCIAEGKRKNKHTVARNCLKPLVTAQPVGRAQAPSTDSSITIEERPFAGIADQKPPPIASVKAEKEEDVEQVDEEVEEEEVDDDEEDGQDSLLTPEKTSEDEAEADGKSVQSMDQSVDNRASWMPGLRGRPPKGSKYVSIAKQAAIEARRMAIAQQQQEQQQQPMQQPPPPPQPNIIQRRVSKRKDVLSEKVEEPIELDVSGNEEEEEEEPTELMNTAAVRRGRSNLLQALNKQKRGPGRPNMEVSVITNQQKGSKRGPGPIPGGSKLVKHLSEGSSGSSSNSRSSTPTWPARHTSEESSDRRSSPSAEFPALPDPGEPVEPRPTSISEMEQRTFLRYFQIFLPEEVKAMKERKSERKRRSCYSTERKDFHYGKLDYYEQQQQYQAARASKRTHQRPILYSPPVAVAKRRRPPPPPAPLRPQPLAAAAAAAAGGSGSTTARSSAGRPRPQPATVTNIFAAMDKRACFVCSKSGTTEELSACMNCYNIYHLNCHKIDEQSEAYRQRDDLCPVCLIPDEQDK; encoded by the exons ATGCAGGAACAATGGGAGTGGATGAAAGAGTTTGCCATGCCGGTGGAGCTGTTGCAGAGCATCATCTATCTGCAGCGGGCCTTGCGGGACTGTGTGATACAGCACCAG TTTTTGGCCTCTAAAATCAATATTCTCGCGATGCATCAG CGCCCAATCGTGAAGCGGCACATGCTGGAGCTGGAACGCGAAATTCTATCGATCGGCCGGGAGCAGGAGGGAGTGGTACGGCAGCTGTCCGAGCGGGTGAAGCGCTTCCAGATGACCGTCCAGTCACAGCGGAAGGTAGCGCTCTCGGAGGACATCGTGTGCGGGTACGTGTCGCGACACCTGGCGGCCTATAATGATGTAACCGATTTGAACGGCACCGTCCCGAAGCACATCTCGCCCCGCTTGAGTGCGGCCGAACTGGCCCAAAAGTACAG TTTGGAAACATTACTAGCAGCCAATGACgacttggtggtggtggtgaagcaCGAAAAGATCGAGCTGGAAGATGTGGAGCGGCGCGACTCGAACCACACCGATAACGCCCAGTGGGACACGGTGCTGTGCATAGCggagggaaaaaggaaaaacaagcaTACGGTCGCACGAAACTGTCTGAAACCGCTCGTAACGGCCCAGCCGGTTGGAAGAGCACAAGCGCCGTCCACAGACTCCTCCATCACCATCGAGGAGCGTCCGTTTGCGGGGATTGCCGATCAAAAGCCACCACCGATTGCGTCCGTTAAAGcagagaaggaggaggacgTCGAGCAGGTGGACGAGGAggtggaggaagaggaggTGGATGATGACGAAGAGGATGGTCAGGATTCATTGCTGACGCCGGAAAAGACATCCGAGGATGAGGCGGAAGCGGACGGGAAGTCGGTGCAATCGATGGATCAATCTGTCGACAATCGGGCTAGCTGGATGCCGGGACTGCGGGGACGCCCACCGAAAGGCTCGAAGTACGTGTCCATCGCCAAACAGGCCGCCATCGAGGCGAGACGGATGGCAattgcacagcagcagcaggagcaacagcagcaaccgatGCAGCAGCCACCACCTCCGCCACAGCCAAATATCATTCAGCGGCGCGTTTCAAAGCGGAAGGATGTGCTCTCGGAAAAGGTGGAAGAACCGATCGAGCTGGATGTCTCGGGcaatgaggaggaggaggaggaggagcctACGGAGCTAATGAATACGGCGGCGGTGAGGCGAGGACGTAGCAATCTGCTGCAGGCACTGAACAAACAGAAGCGTGGCCCCGGTCGGCCTAATATGGAGGTGAGCGTCATCACCAACCAGCAGAAGGGTTCCAAACGTGGCCCCGGTCCCATTCCCGGTGGCAGTAAGCTGGTGAAACACTTGTCCGAAGGTTCCTCTGGCTCGTCGTCGAACTCCCGGTCCTCCACGCCGACCTGGCCGGCGCGCCACACGTCGGAGGAGTCGTCCGATCGTCGCTCGTCTCCGTCGGCCGAGTTTCCCGCACTGCCCGATCCTGGCGAACCGGTCGAGCCGAGACCGACGAGCATCAGCGAGATGGAGCAGCGAACGTTCCTGCGCTACTTTCAGATTTTCCTGCCAGAGGAAGTGAAAGCGATGAAGGAGCGCAAGAGCGAGCGGAAGCGTCGCAGCTGCTACAGCACGGAGCGGAAAGATTTCCACTACGGCAAGCTGGACTActacgagcagcagcagcagtaccaggCGGCCCGCGCCTCCAAACGGACCCACCAGCGACCGATCCTTTACTCGCCGCCCGTCGCCGTTGCGAAGAGACGGagaccaccgccaccacctgCTCCTCTTCGGCCCCAAccactggcagcagcagcagcagcagcagcgggggGTAGCGGTAGCACCACAGCCCGAAGTTCCGCTGGACGGCCACGACCACAGCCAGCTACGGTGACCAACATTTTTGCCGCGATGGATAAACGGGCGTGCTTCGTTTGCTCTAAAAGCG GTACAACGGAAGAGCTGAGTGCTTGCATGAACTGCTACAACATTTATCATCTAAACTGCCACAAAATCGACGAACAGTCGGAAGCGTACCGCCAGCGGGATGATCTCTGTCCGGTTTGTCTCATCCCGGACGAGCAGGATAAATAG
- the LOC121599981 gene encoding aarF domain-containing kinase 1: MSFRRALKYGVVGSAVLGTGLSLHANDYDINSVGIVRLGRAGATVFDIATTYQANLYSREWADKKSAEYLQVKSDTHRAAAERLLELCRTNRGVYIKVGQHIGALEYLLPAEYVSTMKVLHSNAPQNPVEDLYRVIRQDLRVDPSDLFESFDPEPLGTASLAQVHRATLKDGREVAVKVQHPYVKGNSIVDIKTMEVLVKLVAWTFPDFKFQWLVDESKRNLPMELDFANEGRNAEKVREMFRHYRWLKIPGVIWEYTTPRVLMMEYTKGGQVNDLEYIQREKLDPYDIANKIGQLYSNMIFLKGFVHSDPHPGNILVRRGEQNGGTEIVLLDHGLYADLTEKFRYNYSKLWLSILRVDQEGMKKYAQALGVEGSMWGLFACMVTGRPWNSVIHGVDKVKQDDAEKEMIQNEGKLVLPHISDVLEKVDRQMLLVLKTNDLIRGIETTLRTQNRMTAFWVMSKCCVKSIGSQEYLTAGDTWSKLTTCLREQWCILKLNLYYLYRGLVSLHLLSALKMIF; encoded by the exons ATGTCCTTCCGAAGGGCACTAAAGTACGGTGTCGTGGGCAGCGCGGTGCTCGGTACCGGGCTCAGCCTGCACGCCAACGACTACGACATCAACTCGGTCGGTATCGTGCGGCTCGGGCGTGCCGGAGCGACCGTGTTCGACATTGCCACCACCTACCAGGCGAACCTGTACAGCCGCGAATGGGCCGACAAAAAGTCCGCCGAATACCTGCAGGTGAAGAGCGACACACACCGGGCGGCGGCCGAGCGGCTGCTCGAGCTGTGCCGCACCAACCGGGGCGTGTACATCAAGGTCGGCCAGCACATCGGCGCTCTCGAGTACCTGCTGCCGGCGGAGTACGTCAGCACGATGAAGGTGCTGCACAGCAACGCACCGCAGAACCCGGTCGAGGATCTGTACCGCGTGATTCGGCAGGATTTGCGCGTCGACCCGAGCGACCTGTTCGAATCGTTCGATCCGGAACCGCTCGGGACCGCTTCGCTCGCCCAGGTGCACCGGGCGACGCTGAAGGATGGGCGCGAGGTGGCGGTGAAGGTGCAGCACCCGTACGTGAAGGGCAACTCGATCGTGGACATCAAGACGATGGAGGTGCTGGTGAAGCTGGTCGCGTGGACCTTCCCCGACTTCAAGTTCCAGTGGCTGGTGGACGAATCGAAGCGCAATCTGCCGATGGAGCTGGACTTTGCGAACGAGGGCCGCAACGCGGAGAAGGTGAGGGAGATGTTCCGCCACTACCGGTGGCTCAAGATCCCGGGCGTGATCTGGGAGTACACGACACCGCGCGTACTCATGATGGAGTACACGAAGGGTGGACAGGTGAACGATCTCGAGTACATCCAGCGGGAAAAGCTCGACCCGTACGACATCGCGAACAAGATCGGGCAGCTGTACTCGAACATGATCTTCCTGAAGGGGTTCGTGCACAGCGATCCGCATCCGGGCAACATTCTGGTGCGGCGCGGCGAGCAGAACGGCGGCACGGAGATTGTCCTGCTCGACCACGGGCTGTACGCGGACCTGACGGAAAAGTTCCGGTACAACTACTCCAAGCTGTGGCTGAGCATACTGCGCGTCGACCAGGAGGGCATGAAGAAGTACGCCCAGGCGCTCGGCGTCGAGGGCAGCATGTGGGGACTGTTTGCGTGCATGGTGACGGGCCGGCCCTGGAACTCGGTCATACACGGCGTGGACAAGGTGAAGCAGGACGATGCGGAG AAGGAAATGATCCAGAACGAGGGCAAGCTGGTGCTGCCGCACATCTCCGACGTGCTCGAGAAGGTGGACCGGCagatgctgctggtgctgaaaACGAACGATCTGATCCGGGGCATCGAGACGACGCTGCGCACCCAGAACCGCATGACCGCGTTCTGGGTCATGTCCAAGTGTTGCGTGAAGAGCATCGGCAGCCAGGAGTATCTCACCGCCGGCGACACGTGGAGCAAGCTGACCACCTGTCTGCGCGAGCAGTGGTGCATACTGAAGCTGAATCTGTACTACCTCTACCGGGGGCTCGTATCGCTCCATCTGCTGTCCGCGCTTAAGATGATCTTCTAG
- the LOC121599976 gene encoding vang-like protein 1: MGTMMETESVKSEPGSKSRRSRTSQNHQQQQPPSQQQHSTLGSHRTRHSHRSSSNNHSRSGSNNKRPDMAPFQTSVNLGDDGRDGQEIIEVSILPQDETWGDNTTAITGNTSEQSISMEDVSYFQMADDRGVGFACQRYLERGLAVMLCAVAFVSPLAMVVLPRVGFFPAAFESLDLSQNERLRLLACNAECKGMLVSLAARLLLLAIGLWALFLRQPAAIMPRIFLFRSCALLLVLISSFAYWLFYIVQVTEGARAIVSGSSVVDYRTLVAYATSFCDTLLFVHYVAVVLLEIRHLQPLYHVKVIRSPDGESHSYSIGQLSIQRAAVWVLQRYYTEFSIYNPYLERLPVSKAQRKAAAVSSFKYYDVDGATPAQQQSQSRAVLAAHARRRDSSHNERFYEEHEYERRVKKRRARLVTAAEEAFTHIKRMQQPSSPQQQQHDQQGDGSGAAPPAIPLDPQEAAQAIFPSMARALQKYLRVTRQQPRHTVESILKHLAHCLKHDMSPRAFLEPYLVEAPVLQNDKERRTNHNWALICDELLSRPLSDGCTFQLIQNDVSLTVSIHRIPHFTVSEEVVDPKSNKFVLKLNSETSV, encoded by the coding sequence accagcagcagcagccaccatcacagcagcagcacagtaCGCTCGGTTCGCACCGGACGCGCCATTCGcaccggagcagcagcaacaaccattcgcgcagcggcagcaacaacaagcGCCCCGACATGGCCCCGTTCCAGACGAGCGTCAACCTGGGCGACGACGGGCGGGACGGGCAGGAGATCATCGAGGTGTCGATCCTGCCGCAGGACGAGACGTGGGGCGACAACACGACCGCCATCACGGGCAACACGTCCGAGCAGAGCATCTCGATGGAGGACGTCAGCTACTTCCAGATGGCGGACGACCGGGGGGTCGGCTTCGCCTGCCAGCGCTACCTCGAGCGGGGGCTGGCGGTGATGCTGTGCGCGGTCGCGTTCGTGAGCCCGCTGGCCATGGTCGTGCTGCCGCGCGTCGGCTTCTTTCCGGCCGCGTTCGAAAGCCTGGACCTGTCGCAGAACGAGCGGCTGCGGCTGCTGGCCTGCAATGCGGAGTGCAAGGGCATGCTGGTGTCGCTGGCCgcccggttgctgctgctcgcgaTCGGGCTGTGGGCACTGTTTCTCCGCCAGCCGGCCGCCATCATGCCGCGCATCTTTCTGTTCCGCTCGTGCgccctgctgctggtgctgatcTCCTCCTTCGCCTACTGGCTGTTCTACATCGTGCAGGTGACCGAGGGCGCCCGGGCGATCGTGTCCGGCTCGTCCGTGGTCGACTACCGAACGCTGGTCGCGTACGCCACCAGCTTCTGCGACACGCTGCTGTTCGTGCATTACgtggcggtggtgctgctCGAAATCCGCCACCTGCAGCCGCTCTACCACGTGAAGGTGATCCGCAGTCCGGACGGCGAGTCGCACAGCTACAGCATCGGGCAGCTCAGCATCCAGCGGGCGGCCGTGTGGGTGCTGCAGCGGTACTACACCGAGTTCAGCATCTACAACCCGTACCTGGAGCGGCTGCCCGTCTCGAAAGCGCAGCGGAAGGCGGCCGCCGTCTCCTCCTTCAAGTACTACGACGTGGACGGGGCGACGCCGGCCCAGCAGCAGAGCCAATCGCGCGCCGTGCTGGCGGCCCACGCCCGTCGCCGCGATTCCTCCCACAACGAGCGCTTCTACGAGGAGCACGAGTACGAGCGGCGGGTGAAAAAGCGCCGCGCCCGGCTGGTCACCGCGGCCGAGGAAGCGTTCACGCACATCAAGCGCATGCAGCAGCCGTCCtccccgcagcagcagcagcatgatcAGCAAGGTGATGGTAGTGGGGCGGCCCCGCCCGCCATTCCACTCGACCCGCAGGAAGCGGCCCAAGCAATCTTCCCTTCGATGGCGCGCGCGCTGCAGAAGTATCTGCGCGTCACCCGCCAGCAGCCGCGCCACACGGTCGAATCGATCCTGAAGCATCTGGCGCACTGTCTCAAGCACGACATGTCGCCGCGTGCCTTCCTCGAGCCGTACCTGGTCGAGGCGCCGGTCCTGCAGAACGACAAGGAGCGCCGCACCAACCACAACTGGGCGCTGATCTGCGACGAGCTGCTGTCCCGGCCGCTCTCCGACGGCTGCACCTTCCAGCTGATCCAGAACGACGTCTCGCTGACGGTTTCGATCCACCGGATACCGCACTTCACCGTCAGCGAGGAGGTGGTCGACCCGAAGTCGAACAAGTTCGTGCTGAAGCTCAACTCCGAGACGAGCGTGTGA